Proteins co-encoded in one Culicoidibacter larvae genomic window:
- the mutS gene encoding DNA mismatch repair protein MutS — translation MNPDPIILKIDINDYTPMMQQYISIKRENLDSFVFFRLGDFYEMFFDDALDASRILEIALTGRDAGSKDRVPMCGVPYHAANNYIERLVAGGYKVAIVEQVEEPTAGKGIVRREVVQVVTPGTIMESNGLSEKENNYIGTVSVYPDQLMLGFCDLTTGELGLMALPLEDIHIYNQIITLGVRELIVAPELLQNDFYRRLREQYNIVLSVEESSEVSKEMRAKMQQVSDVRGQLTLARLLNYLERTQKRSLEHIQQAAIYETDSYLQMDAHSQAALELTKTLRGNAKTGSLLWLLDQTKTAMGGRMLKKWLERPLIDKAEIEHRHDFVACLQSEYFIKEEIKESLKFVYDLERLLGRIVYENASGKELAQLRQSLRQLPVIRELILRLPYNRAHDLANGIDTFDELLATLEQGIVDNPPPGIKDGGIIADGFNDELDQLRDARKNGKTWLAELEAAERVRTGIKTLKIGYNRVFGYYLEATKAALANIDEDLISHYDRKQTLANAERYITPELKEKESLILGAEERMSLLEYEIFVAIRQQVKGYTQKLQQAADSIATVDVLASFATVSEMYNYVRADIIDGHELAIVDGRHPVVERVMEDAEYVANDCKMNNTTDILLITGPNMAGKSTYMRQLADIVIMNQIGCFVPATKAELPIFESIFTRIGASDDLFSGQSTFMVEMMEVNMALKHATKKSLILFDEIGRGTATYDGMALAQSILEYIHHHIGAKTLFSTHYHELTVLEEQLPRLHNVHVSAIEENDQLVFLHKVKDGSVDRSYGVHVAQLAHLPNEVIQRAQTILGSLEAQRGDSKQLDLFAAPENETVTVTAIDADTQAVLDELAGLDINQLTPLDALNALGSVLGKLK, via the coding sequence TGGATAGTTTTGTATTTTTCCGGCTTGGTGATTTTTATGAAATGTTTTTTGATGATGCCCTTGATGCCAGCCGTATTTTAGAAATTGCCTTGACTGGTCGTGATGCAGGTAGCAAAGATCGGGTGCCAATGTGCGGTGTGCCATATCATGCTGCCAATAATTATATTGAACGCTTGGTAGCTGGTGGCTACAAGGTAGCTATTGTTGAGCAAGTTGAGGAGCCGACGGCGGGCAAGGGAATTGTGCGCCGCGAAGTGGTGCAGGTGGTAACTCCGGGAACGATTATGGAAAGCAACGGGCTTTCCGAGAAAGAGAATAATTATATTGGTACTGTTTCAGTTTATCCAGATCAACTGATGCTTGGTTTTTGTGATTTAACTACCGGGGAGCTTGGCCTGATGGCGTTGCCTTTAGAGGATATTCATATTTATAACCAAATTATTACTTTAGGGGTGCGGGAATTAATTGTAGCGCCGGAGTTATTGCAAAACGATTTTTATCGTCGTTTACGTGAACAATATAATATTGTATTGTCGGTTGAGGAAAGCAGTGAAGTTAGTAAAGAGATGCGTGCGAAGATGCAGCAAGTCAGTGATGTTCGCGGTCAATTGACGTTAGCGCGGTTGCTGAATTATTTGGAGCGGACGCAGAAGCGGAGTCTTGAGCATATTCAGCAAGCAGCAATTTATGAAACGGATTCTTATTTACAGATGGACGCGCATTCACAGGCAGCACTTGAGCTGACCAAGACGTTGCGCGGAAATGCTAAGACCGGGTCGTTGTTATGGCTGCTTGACCAGACGAAGACGGCTATGGGCGGTCGGATGTTGAAGAAGTGGCTGGAGCGACCGCTTATTGATAAAGCGGAGATTGAGCATCGTCATGACTTCGTAGCATGTTTACAGAGCGAATATTTTATTAAAGAAGAAATTAAGGAATCGCTTAAGTTTGTTTATGACCTTGAGCGGCTTTTAGGGCGGATTGTTTATGAAAATGCCAGCGGTAAAGAGTTAGCGCAGTTGCGTCAGTCTTTGCGCCAGTTGCCGGTTATTCGTGAATTGATTTTGCGTTTACCATATAATCGTGCGCATGATTTAGCAAACGGGATTGATACTTTTGATGAGTTGTTAGCAACGCTTGAACAAGGAATTGTTGATAATCCGCCACCGGGAATCAAGGATGGCGGTATTATTGCCGATGGTTTTAATGATGAACTTGATCAGTTGCGTGATGCGCGTAAGAATGGGAAGACTTGGCTTGCTGAGCTTGAGGCCGCGGAGCGGGTGCGAACCGGTATCAAGACCTTAAAGATTGGTTATAACCGCGTTTTTGGTTACTATTTGGAAGCGACCAAGGCGGCGCTTGCAAATATTGATGAGGATTTAATCAGTCACTATGACCGCAAACAGACTTTGGCGAATGCGGAGCGTTATATTACTCCGGAACTGAAGGAGAAGGAGAGTTTGATTCTCGGTGCTGAGGAGCGTATGAGTTTGCTTGAGTATGAGATTTTTGTGGCAATTCGGCAGCAGGTAAAGGGGTATACGCAGAAATTGCAACAGGCCGCGGATAGTATTGCGACTGTTGATGTGCTGGCTTCATTTGCAACTGTGAGTGAGATGTACAATTATGTTCGTGCTGATATTATTGATGGTCATGAGCTGGCAATTGTCGATGGCCGTCATCCGGTTGTTGAGCGGGTTATGGAAGATGCTGAATATGTAGCGAATGATTGCAAGATGAATAACACCACCGATATTCTTCTGATTACCGGACCGAATATGGCCGGTAAGAGTACTTATATGCGCCAATTAGCTGATATTGTAATTATGAATCAGATTGGTTGCTTTGTACCAGCTACGAAAGCTGAACTACCGATTTTTGAGAGCATTTTTACTCGTATTGGTGCCAGTGATGATTTATTCAGCGGTCAAAGTACTTTCATGGTTGAAATGATGGAAGTAAATATGGCGTTGAAGCATGCGACTAAGAAGAGTTTGATTTTATTTGATGAGATTGGCCGCGGAACGGCAACTTATGATGGTATGGCTTTAGCACAATCGATTTTGGAGTATATTCATCATCATATTGGCGCAAAGACATTATTTTCGACGCATTATCATGAGTTGACGGTGCTCGAAGAGCAGCTGCCAAGACTGCACAATGTGCACGTCAGTGCGATTGAAGAAAATGATCAATTGGTATTCTTGCACAAAGTGAAAGATGGCAGTGTTGATCGTAGTTATGGGGTGCATGTGGCGCAGTTAGCGCACTTGCCGAACGAAGTGATTCAGCGGGCGCAAACAATTTTAGGCTCGCTCGAAGCCCAACGTGGTGACAGCAAGCAGCTTGATTTGTTTGCCGCGCCGGAGAATGAAACGGTGACAGTGACTGCAATTGATGCCGATACTCAGGCAGTTCTTGATGAACTTGCCGGTTTGGATATTAATCAACTAACGCCGCTTGATGCTTTAAATGCGCTTGGTTCGGTGTTAGGCAAGTTGAAATAA